Proteins encoded by one window of Nocardia goodfellowii:
- a CDS encoding M50 family metallopeptidase, which produces MDSAELIDRGASIADRLQTTQLPPPWQLVVITGLIALVLVAYSPVWRMTRNVVTIAHEGGHALFALLTGRRLNSITLHSDTSGLTVSSGKPYGFGMIVTAMAGYPAPPLLGLGFAALLGADRITLMLWTAIVLLAAVLIKVRNIYGLITVFGLGALIFAVSWFGTDTLQAAFAYLGAWFLLLAGTRPVLELQRGRRQRWRNPGGVDSDADQLARLTHLPGLLWVLFFAAVAVVCLVAGTGFLLSDATGVCIPVVSGDCPAPSWLNP; this is translated from the coding sequence GTGGATAGTGCGGAATTGATCGACCGAGGCGCGTCTATTGCCGATCGGCTCCAGACGACACAGCTGCCGCCGCCATGGCAACTGGTGGTGATCACCGGCCTGATCGCGCTGGTGCTCGTCGCCTACTCCCCGGTGTGGCGGATGACCCGCAACGTGGTGACCATCGCACACGAAGGCGGGCACGCGCTGTTCGCCCTGCTCACCGGTCGCCGTTTGAACAGCATCACTTTGCATTCGGACACGTCGGGGCTGACCGTGTCCAGCGGCAAACCGTACGGATTCGGCATGATCGTCACCGCGATGGCCGGTTACCCCGCGCCGCCGCTGCTGGGTCTCGGTTTCGCGGCCCTGCTCGGCGCCGACCGCATCACCCTCATGCTGTGGACCGCTATCGTCCTGCTCGCCGCGGTCCTCATCAAGGTCCGCAACATCTATGGTCTGATCACGGTATTCGGTTTGGGTGCGCTGATTTTCGCGGTGTCCTGGTTCGGCACCGACACCCTGCAGGCCGCCTTCGCCTATCTCGGCGCGTGGTTCCTGCTCCTGGCGGGCACCCGCCCGGTCCTGGAGCTACAGCGCGGTCGCCGCCAACGCTGGCGCAACCCCGGCGGCGTCGACTCCGACGCCGACCAGCTCGCCCGTCTCACCCATCTGCCGGGTCTGCTCTGGGTCTTGTTCTTCGCCGCCGTCGCCGTCGTCTGCCTGGTCGCCGGTACCGGTTTTCTACTGTCCGACGCCACCGGCGTCTGCATCCCGGTGGTCTCCGGCGACTGCCCGGCCCCGTCCTGGCTCAACCCCTGA
- a CDS encoding RNA polymerase sigma factor, translating to MQPDNGRVLSEAAVEALLGAVLRECALEPLLLLDAARSGSALVRIARAGAAGPDPFDEILTDAYESTRREMIDWAAGELTPAGSAEGVVRTAFMRVYARRPDITDPGEMRAYLWHATEKLVRDTSHHHTADRLEPAGDEHIAMLADRVGVSFDDTITVRHMVIAALETIPQREREAVVLRGYEDSGYAEVARIMGSSQDAARSYVRDALARIHERLRAA from the coding sequence ATGCAACCGGATAATGGACGAGTGCTGTCCGAAGCCGCCGTCGAAGCACTGCTCGGTGCGGTGCTGCGGGAATGCGCGCTGGAACCGCTGCTGCTGCTGGACGCCGCCCGTTCCGGTAGCGCGCTGGTCCGGATCGCCCGCGCCGGCGCCGCCGGGCCCGACCCCTTCGACGAGATCCTCACCGATGCCTACGAATCCACCCGCCGGGAGATGATCGACTGGGCCGCCGGCGAGCTCACCCCAGCGGGCAGCGCGGAGGGCGTCGTACGCACCGCGTTCATGCGGGTCTATGCCCGTCGCCCGGATATCACCGATCCCGGGGAGATGCGCGCATACCTGTGGCATGCCACCGAGAAACTGGTCCGCGACACCTCGCACCACCACACCGCCGACCGCCTCGAACCAGCCGGTGACGAACACATCGCCATGCTCGCCGACCGGGTGGGCGTCTCGTTCGACGACACGATCACCGTGCGGCACATGGTGATCGCGGCGCTGGAGACGATTCCGCAACGCGAACGTGAGGCCGTGGTGCTGCGCGGCTACGAGGACAGCGGCTATGCCGAAGTCGCCCGGATCATGGGTTCGTCGCAGGACGCCGCGCGGTCCTACGTCCGCGATGCCCTCGCCCGAATCCACGAGCGCCTGCGGGCGGCATAA
- a CDS encoding LLM class F420-dependent oxidoreductase — translation MKLRIFTEPQQGADYDTLLAVAKATEDLGFDAFFRSDHYLAMGDSDGLPGPTDAWITLAGLARETERIRLGTLVTAATFRLPGPLAIQVAQVDQMSGGRIELGLGSGWFASEHAAYGIPFPADKFARFEEQLAIVTGLWATEVGAKFDFDGEHYQLKDSPALPKPVQNPVPVIIGGTGPKRTPRLAARYASEFNVPFHSVEDSARSFDRVRAAAAAHGRTDELVYSNALVVCVGDNDAEVARRAAAIGREVAELKTNGLAGSPAEVVDKIGRYAEIGSSRLYLQVLDLQDLDHLELISAKVQSQL, via the coding sequence ATGAAACTGCGCATCTTCACCGAGCCGCAGCAGGGTGCGGACTACGACACGCTGCTGGCCGTCGCGAAAGCTACCGAGGACTTGGGGTTCGACGCATTCTTCCGGTCCGACCACTACCTGGCCATGGGTGACTCCGATGGGCTGCCCGGCCCGACCGACGCCTGGATCACGCTGGCCGGGCTGGCGCGCGAGACCGAGCGGATCCGGTTGGGCACGCTGGTCACCGCCGCTACCTTCCGGCTGCCCGGACCGTTGGCGATTCAAGTGGCCCAGGTAGATCAGATGTCGGGCGGCCGTATCGAATTGGGGCTGGGCAGCGGATGGTTCGCCAGTGAGCACGCCGCCTACGGAATCCCCTTCCCGGCGGACAAGTTCGCGCGGTTCGAAGAGCAGCTGGCGATCGTCACCGGGTTGTGGGCGACCGAGGTGGGTGCCAAGTTCGACTTCGACGGCGAGCATTATCAGCTGAAGGATTCGCCAGCCCTGCCCAAGCCGGTGCAGAATCCGGTGCCGGTGATCATCGGCGGCACCGGGCCCAAGCGCACGCCACGGCTGGCCGCGCGGTACGCGAGCGAGTTCAACGTGCCGTTCCACTCGGTCGAGGACAGTGCCCGCAGCTTCGACCGGGTGCGCGCGGCCGCCGCGGCCCACGGGCGCACCGATGAGCTGGTGTACTCCAACGCGCTGGTCGTCTGTGTCGGCGACAATGACGCCGAGGTGGCCCGGCGGGCTGCCGCGATCGGCCGGGAGGTGGCGGAACTGAAGACCAATGGCCTGGCCGGTTCGCCCGCCGAGGTCGTCGACAAGATCGGGCGCTACGCCGAGATCGGTAGTTCGCGCCTCTACCTGCAGGTGCTGGATCTGCAGGATCTCGACCACCTGGAATTGATCTCGGCGAAGGTACAGTCGCAGCTCTGA
- a CDS encoding LGFP repeat-containing protein encodes MRPFRRTNRPAGSRKPGAVATAIVASGLALTVCAATAGARPVGPFDVGGAIETEYDRAGGTAALGEPTAPEADAANGGKFQTFTNNAAIYWTADTGAHVVSGPIRNKWGALGYESGALRYPVTSEAQTPAGNGLFVQFQGGSIYYSVGTDAHQIGGFIRDKWGQLGWENGPLGFPLTDEAAGPKGGRYNLFPGGAIYWAPTTGAHAVWGSIRDNWVRAGGESGRYGYPTSDEYDYEDGKAQDFQGGRITWQP; translated from the coding sequence TTGAGACCGTTCCGCCGCACCAACCGTCCTGCCGGTTCGCGCAAGCCCGGCGCCGTGGCCACCGCCATCGTCGCCTCGGGCCTCGCCCTGACCGTGTGCGCGGCGACCGCCGGCGCCCGCCCCGTCGGGCCCTTCGACGTGGGCGGTGCGATCGAGACGGAATACGACCGAGCGGGTGGCACGGCGGCGCTCGGCGAGCCCACCGCGCCGGAAGCGGACGCGGCGAACGGCGGCAAGTTCCAGACCTTCACCAACAACGCCGCCATCTACTGGACCGCCGACACCGGCGCGCACGTCGTCTCGGGCCCGATTCGCAACAAGTGGGGCGCGCTCGGCTACGAGAGCGGCGCATTGCGCTACCCGGTGACCAGCGAAGCGCAGACCCCCGCCGGAAATGGCCTGTTCGTCCAGTTCCAGGGCGGTTCCATCTACTACTCCGTCGGCACCGACGCACACCAGATCGGTGGATTCATCCGCGACAAATGGGGACAGCTGGGCTGGGAGAACGGGCCGCTCGGGTTCCCGCTCACCGACGAAGCCGCCGGCCCCAAGGGGGGACGCTACAACCTCTTCCCAGGTGGAGCCATCTATTGGGCGCCCACCACCGGCGCGCACGCGGTCTGGGGCTCGATTCGCGACAACTGGGTCCGAGCCGGCGGCGAAAGCGGCCGCTACGGCTATCCCACCAGCGACGAATACGACTACGAGGACGGCAAAGCCCAGGACTTCCAGGGCGGCCGCATCACGTGGCAGCCGTAG
- a CDS encoding serine/threonine-protein kinase: protein MQPLGVNDPRRIGDYRILGVLGAGGMGKVYLGRNAGGRTVAVKVIRPDLVGNGEFRTRFEREVTAAKRVGGRFTAPVLDADVNANPPWLATGYVAGLPLDDAIQRFGTFTEDTLLVLARGLAEALVAVHSAGVVHRDLKPSNVLLAVDGPKVIDFGIARAVEDTALTTTGKVIGSPGFMCPEQVTGEAVVPASDVFALGGVLVYAASGQGPFGSGDTVQMLWRVVYEEPRLEAVPERLRALVAACLAKDPAARPTPQQIMDELPQLGVPAGGGWLPGPVLHEVSTRAVQLLDLDSGHSDPIPDHTPPAGAGQWSGQHTPPPGQSWPGTAPAVEHYAPHGYPGRTDPTQLSHQQTGSRNHWQPEPPKPKRRGALIAGLLVAILVAAGAFVVGNQLRDDNSGAAATSTSPTDTANTTTQRAPTSATAATTTAASGESVPEAFVGQWKGTAQDGLVGFDIELTIKEGKVGQEVATSANTGQLLRHRCSRIETLTNATDSQLTFRARLAADTAGGCVDDGKPSTVELQPDGSLSYSTPGVFGGTIAGVLRKS, encoded by the coding sequence GTGCAACCGCTTGGCGTGAACGATCCGCGACGGATCGGGGACTACCGGATTCTCGGCGTCCTCGGAGCCGGCGGTATGGGCAAGGTCTATCTCGGCCGCAACGCGGGTGGGCGCACCGTCGCCGTCAAGGTCATCCGGCCCGATCTGGTCGGCAACGGAGAATTCCGCACCCGGTTCGAGCGTGAGGTGACCGCCGCGAAGCGCGTCGGCGGACGATTCACCGCTCCGGTGCTCGACGCCGACGTCAACGCGAACCCGCCCTGGCTGGCCACCGGCTATGTCGCGGGGCTCCCGCTCGATGACGCGATCCAGCGATTCGGCACCTTCACCGAAGACACGTTGCTGGTGCTCGCGCGCGGATTGGCCGAAGCGCTGGTCGCCGTGCACAGCGCGGGCGTGGTGCATCGGGACTTGAAGCCGTCGAATGTGCTGCTGGCCGTGGACGGTCCGAAGGTGATCGACTTCGGTATCGCGCGCGCCGTGGAGGACACCGCGCTCACCACCACCGGAAAGGTCATCGGCTCACCGGGATTCATGTGCCCGGAGCAGGTCACCGGGGAAGCGGTGGTGCCGGCCAGCGATGTGTTCGCGCTCGGCGGTGTGCTGGTGTACGCGGCCAGTGGACAGGGGCCGTTCGGCAGCGGTGACACCGTGCAGATGCTGTGGCGGGTGGTGTACGAGGAACCGCGGCTGGAGGCCGTGCCGGAACGGCTGCGTGCACTGGTCGCCGCATGCCTGGCCAAGGATCCCGCCGCGCGCCCGACCCCGCAGCAGATTATGGACGAACTGCCCCAACTCGGGGTGCCCGCGGGCGGCGGCTGGCTGCCCGGACCGGTGCTGCACGAGGTGAGCACTCGCGCGGTACAGCTGCTCGATCTGGACTCCGGTCACTCCGATCCGATACCGGATCACACCCCGCCCGCAGGCGCGGGCCAGTGGTCCGGTCAGCACACCCCGCCACCCGGCCAGTCCTGGCCCGGCACCGCCCCGGCGGTGGAACACTATGCGCCGCACGGATATCCGGGGCGCACCGACCCGACGCAGTTGTCCCACCAGCAGACCGGCTCCCGCAACCACTGGCAACCCGAGCCCCCGAAGCCGAAACGCCGCGGCGCACTCATCGCCGGACTCCTCGTCGCCATCCTGGTCGCGGCCGGCGCCTTTGTCGTCGGCAACCAGCTCCGCGACGACAACTCCGGCGCGGCCGCCACGTCCACCTCCCCCACCGACACAGCGAACACCACCACCCAGCGCGCCCCCACCTCCGCCACAGCGGCCACCACCACGGCCGCCTCGGGCGAATCCGTACCGGAAGCCTTTGTCGGACAATGGAAGGGGACGGCGCAGGACGGGTTGGTCGGCTTCGACATCGAGCTGACCATCAAGGAGGGCAAGGTCGGCCAGGAAGTCGCTACCTCGGCCAATACCGGTCAACTGCTCCGCCACCGCTGTAGCCGAATCGAAACCCTCACCAACGCCACCGACAGCCAACTGACCTTCCGCGCCCGCCTCGCCGCCGACACCGCGGGCGGATGCGTCGACGACGGCAAACCCTCCACGGTCGAACTGCAGCCGGACGGCTCGCTGTCCTACAGCACGCCCGGGGTGTTCGGCGGCACCATCGCGGGCGTGCTCCGCAAGTCTTAG
- a CDS encoding DUF5995 family protein → MTIAGARNAVLIAVSTVVLSVAGLAAPAASAVVSDTVCGTPLSQDELSSIERLSDTSTLRGSSMERLERAVDNHRQITEILVRHRDRRGLLALGLNGVEYAAVMPLQRDPAAFADPEWAHRISLELLSRFLDNLHAEFTGAPAEPHWAHYFALTRRCELSAARVAMAGYNAHLTVDLSYSVAAVGSTPENAPDYFRIVDAIAQQGPLIIESTKEVYHGDLGPLWRFYFVGEGLDAVLGAGVATGPLLRLADAGANVVIFTNGLALQDPALAPAVRIEIDLLWPTADTAFAVLSANGGL, encoded by the coding sequence ATGACGATCGCTGGTGCGCGCAACGCTGTGCTGATCGCGGTATCGACCGTGGTCCTGTCCGTGGCGGGATTGGCCGCGCCTGCCGCGAGCGCGGTCGTTTCCGACACGGTCTGCGGGACGCCGCTGAGTCAGGACGAGCTTTCCTCGATCGAACGGCTGTCCGACACAAGCACTTTGCGCGGCTCATCGATGGAGCGCCTGGAACGTGCGGTCGACAACCATCGGCAGATCACCGAAATCCTGGTGCGGCACCGGGATCGTCGCGGGCTACTGGCGCTCGGGCTCAACGGTGTCGAATACGCCGCCGTGATGCCCCTGCAGCGCGACCCGGCAGCATTCGCCGATCCCGAATGGGCACACCGCATCAGCCTCGAGTTGCTCTCCCGCTTCCTCGACAATCTGCACGCCGAATTCACCGGCGCTCCGGCGGAGCCGCACTGGGCCCACTACTTCGCGTTGACCCGCCGCTGCGAGCTCTCCGCCGCCCGGGTCGCCATGGCGGGCTACAACGCGCACCTCACCGTCGACCTCTCCTATTCGGTTGCGGCCGTGGGCAGTACACCCGAGAATGCCCCCGACTACTTTCGTATCGTCGACGCCATCGCCCAGCAGGGCCCGCTCATCATCGAGTCCACCAAAGAGGTCTATCACGGGGACCTGGGTCCCCTCTGGCGCTTCTATTTCGTCGGCGAGGGCCTCGACGCGGTCCTGGGCGCGGGCGTAGCCACCGGCCCGCTCCTGCGTCTCGCCGACGCCGGCGCCAACGTTGTCATCTTCACCAACGGCCTCGCATTGCAGGATCCCGCCCTGGCCCCGGCTGTGCGCATCGAGATCGATCTGCTGTGGCCCACTGCCGACACCGCCTTCGCGGTGCTCAGCGCCAACGGCGGGCTGTAG
- a CDS encoding PQQ-dependent sugar dehydrogenase gives MGIGKNRGRRARSASILVALLIGAALTACGGEPDPGEANPGTAVSSTATSTPSGVPDLGAAEEIALGIDVPWGLALLPDGAALVAERDTGRVLRVVAGRAPEQVYQVSGVVARGEGGLLGLAIARDYAATGWVYAYFTGADDNRIVRFRLGGPQEVVFTGIAKAGNHNGGRIEFGPDGMLYVGTGDAGQTDRSPDPGSPNGKILRLTPDGQPAPGNPTTGSPVYSLGHRNVQGLAWDRSGRLFAAEFGQNRLDEVNLIEPGRNYGWPAVEGAGGGDRGYADPLLTWPTSAASPSGIAIAGDTLYVAALRGERLWTAKISDGKLGEPAALLQDRYGRLRTVAVAADGALWLTTSNTDGRGDIRDGDDRILRFPAK, from the coding sequence ATGGGGATCGGGAAGAACCGGGGACGCCGAGCGCGTTCCGCGTCGATACTGGTCGCGCTGCTGATCGGCGCGGCGCTCACCGCTTGCGGCGGGGAGCCCGACCCCGGCGAGGCGAACCCGGGCACCGCGGTCAGCAGTACCGCGACGAGTACACCGTCCGGCGTGCCGGATTTGGGGGCGGCGGAGGAGATCGCGCTCGGCATCGACGTCCCGTGGGGGTTGGCGTTGTTGCCCGATGGCGCGGCGTTGGTGGCGGAGCGGGATACCGGCCGGGTCTTGCGGGTGGTGGCGGGGCGGGCGCCGGAGCAGGTCTATCAGGTTTCGGGAGTGGTCGCACGAGGCGAGGGCGGGCTGCTCGGGCTGGCGATCGCCCGCGATTACGCCGCGACCGGCTGGGTCTACGCGTATTTCACCGGCGCGGACGACAATCGGATCGTACGGTTCCGGCTGGGCGGGCCGCAGGAGGTGGTGTTCACCGGAATCGCCAAGGCGGGCAACCACAATGGCGGGCGGATCGAATTCGGGCCGGACGGAATGCTGTACGTCGGAACCGGGGACGCGGGGCAGACGGACCGCTCACCCGATCCGGGCAGTCCCAATGGGAAGATTCTGCGCTTGACACCGGACGGACAGCCCGCGCCGGGCAATCCCACGACCGGGTCACCGGTGTACAGCCTGGGGCATCGGAATGTGCAAGGGCTGGCGTGGGATCGGTCGGGGCGATTGTTCGCGGCGGAGTTCGGTCAGAACCGTTTGGACGAGGTCAATCTGATCGAACCCGGCCGTAACTACGGCTGGCCCGCGGTGGAGGGAGCCGGCGGCGGCGATCGAGGCTACGCCGACCCGCTGTTGACCTGGCCCACCTCCGCCGCGTCTCCCTCGGGCATCGCCATTGCGGGCGACACCCTGTACGTCGCCGCTCTCCGTGGCGAGAGGCTGTGGACCGCAAAGATTTCCGACGGCAAGCTCGGCGAACCCGCGGCTCTGCTGCAAGACCGCTATGGCCGTCTGCGCACCGTCGCCGTGGCCGCCGACGGCGCTCTGTGGCTCACCACGTCCAATACCGATGGGCGCGGCGATATCCGTGACGGCGACGACCGCATCCTCCGCTTCCCGGCGAAGTGA
- the hutU gene encoding urocanate hydratase, whose product MTRTVRAARGTDLIAKSWQTEAAIRMLHNNLDPEVAERPQDLVVYGGTGKAARDWASFDAITRTLTTLDSDETLLVQSGKPVGVFRTHEWAPRVLIANSNLVGDWANWPEFRRLEALGLTMYGQMTAGSWIYIGTQGILQGTYETFAAIADKRFGGTLSGTLTLTAGLGGMGGAQPLAVTMNGGIALVVECDPARARRRVADRYLDEIADDFDDAVRRVSAARSARKALSVGLIGNACEVIPRLLAVGLEADIVTDQTSAHDPLSYLPRGVEVDDWPDYAAAKPDEFTDRARESMADHVAGMLGFLDRGAEVFDYGNSLRGEAKLGGCDRAFDYPGFVPAYIRPLFCAGKGPFRWAALSGDPADIAATDRAMVELFPHNQSLRRWLRLAGERVAFQGLPARICWLGYGERQVAGLRFNEMVAAGELRAPVVIGRDHLDSGSVASPYRETESMADGSDAIADWPLLNALLNTASGASWVSIHHGGGVGMGRSIHAGQVCVADGTDLAAQKIERVLTNDPGTGVMRHVDAGYEDAAVVAAERGVRIPMWERD is encoded by the coding sequence ATGACTCGAACGGTACGGGCCGCGCGCGGGACGGATCTGATTGCCAAGTCCTGGCAGACCGAAGCGGCGATCCGGATGTTGCACAACAACCTCGACCCGGAGGTGGCCGAGCGACCGCAGGATCTGGTCGTGTACGGCGGCACCGGGAAAGCGGCGCGGGACTGGGCCAGTTTCGACGCGATCACCCGCACGCTGACCACGCTCGACAGCGACGAAACGCTGCTCGTCCAGTCCGGGAAGCCGGTGGGGGTGTTCCGCACCCACGAGTGGGCGCCGCGGGTGCTGATCGCCAATTCGAATCTGGTGGGGGACTGGGCGAACTGGCCGGAGTTCCGCCGCCTCGAAGCGCTCGGGTTGACCATGTACGGGCAGATGACCGCCGGATCCTGGATCTACATCGGCACCCAGGGGATCCTGCAGGGCACCTACGAGACCTTCGCCGCCATCGCCGACAAACGCTTCGGCGGAACGCTTTCCGGCACGCTCACCCTCACGGCGGGTCTCGGCGGCATGGGCGGGGCGCAGCCGCTGGCGGTCACCATGAACGGGGGCATCGCCCTGGTCGTCGAATGCGATCCGGCGCGGGCCCGGCGGCGCGTCGCCGACCGCTACCTCGACGAGATCGCCGACGACTTCGATGACGCGGTCCGGCGGGTGTCAGCGGCGAGGAGCGCGCGAAAAGCCTTGTCGGTCGGCCTGATCGGCAACGCGTGCGAGGTGATCCCGCGACTGCTCGCCGTAGGTCTGGAAGCCGACATCGTCACCGACCAGACCTCCGCACACGACCCGCTGTCCTATCTCCCGCGCGGCGTCGAAGTGGATGATTGGCCGGACTACGCGGCCGCGAAGCCCGACGAATTCACCGACCGCGCCCGCGAATCCATGGCCGACCACGTAGCGGGCATGCTCGGCTTCCTGGACCGTGGCGCCGAAGTCTTCGACTACGGCAACTCGCTGCGCGGTGAAGCGAAACTCGGTGGCTGCGACCGCGCCTTCGACTATCCGGGGTTCGTCCCCGCCTACATCCGCCCCCTCTTCTGCGCGGGCAAAGGCCCCTTCCGGTGGGCCGCCCTTTCCGGCGATCCGGCCGACATCGCCGCCACCGACCGCGCCATGGTGGAGCTGTTCCCGCACAATCAATCCCTGCGCCGCTGGCTCCGTCTCGCGGGCGAACGCGTTGCCTTCCAAGGGCTTCCGGCCCGCATCTGCTGGCTCGGCTACGGCGAACGCCAGGTGGCCGGCCTGCGGTTCAACGAGATGGTCGCCGCCGGGGAGCTCCGTGCCCCCGTGGTGATCGGCCGCGACCACCTCGACTCGGGCAGCGTCGCGTCGCCCTACCGCGAAACCGAGTCCATGGCAGACGGATCCGACGCCATCGCCGACTGGCCGCTCCTCAACGCCCTGCTCAACACCGCCTCCGGCGCCAGCTGGGTGTCGATCCACCACGGTGGCGGCGTCGGCATGGGCCGATCCATCCACGCCGGACAGGTGTGCGTGGCCGACGGCACCGACCTCGCCGCCCAGAAGATCGAGCGGGTGCTCACCAACGACCCGGGCACCGGGGTGATGCGCCATGTGGACGCGGGTTACGAAGATGCGGCCGTGGTCGCGGCGGAGCGCGGGGTGCGCATCCCGATGTGGGAACGTGACTGA
- the hutH gene encoding histidine ammonia-lyase, whose product MPDIAQVELDGPLSREWVVAVARGAATVRLSAAAEKRLSSARGHVEALAVSDVPTYGVSTGFGALATRHIPPESRAALQRSLIRSHAAGAGPAVEREVVRALMVLRLRTLATGHTGVRPETAHTLAALLNAGIVPVVPEYGSLGCSGDLAPLAAIGLALMGEGEVVDAEGVRLPASEALRVEGIEPVVLAEKEGLALTNGTDGMLGMLVLALDDLRRLLDVADITAAMSVEALLGTDRVFAADLQALRPHPGQARSAARMRAALADSEIVASHRGPDCNRVQDAYSLRCAPQVHGAARDTVLHAETVADRELASAIDNPVVLADGRLESNGNFHGAPVAYVLDFLAIPIADVASMAERRTDRMLDTARSHGLPAFLAADPGVDSGHMIAQYTQAGVVSELKRLAAPASVDSIPSSAMQEDHVSMGWSAARKLRKAVAGLTTVLAIEYLTAARALDLRAPLRPGPVTAAALALLRTEVPGPGPDRHLAPEIAAAERLINSGALDDAVAAHLRIDQ is encoded by the coding sequence ATGCCGGATATCGCACAGGTCGAATTGGATGGGCCGCTGTCGAGGGAGTGGGTTGTCGCTGTCGCGCGCGGAGCGGCGACGGTGCGTTTGAGCGCGGCCGCGGAGAAGCGGCTGAGCAGTGCGCGCGGGCACGTCGAGGCGCTGGCGGTGAGCGATGTGCCGACCTACGGCGTGTCCACCGGCTTCGGCGCACTCGCCACCCGGCATATCCCGCCGGAGAGCCGGGCCGCTTTGCAGCGGTCGTTGATCCGCTCGCACGCGGCGGGCGCCGGACCGGCGGTGGAACGCGAGGTGGTGCGGGCGCTGATGGTGCTGCGCCTGCGCACCCTCGCCACCGGGCACACCGGAGTGCGGCCGGAAACCGCGCACACGCTCGCCGCACTGCTGAACGCGGGAATCGTGCCGGTGGTCCCGGAGTACGGGTCGCTCGGCTGCTCCGGTGATCTGGCCCCGCTGGCCGCGATCGGACTGGCGCTGATGGGTGAAGGAGAGGTCGTCGACGCAGAGGGCGTACGCCTGCCCGCGTCGGAGGCTTTGCGGGTCGAGGGGATCGAGCCCGTAGTGCTGGCCGAGAAGGAGGGCCTCGCGCTGACCAACGGCACCGACGGCATGCTCGGCATGCTGGTGCTCGCCCTGGACGATCTGCGTCGGCTGCTCGACGTCGCGGATATCACCGCGGCCATGAGTGTCGAGGCGCTGCTCGGCACCGACCGGGTTTTCGCGGCGGACCTGCAAGCGCTGCGCCCGCATCCCGGGCAGGCGCGCTCGGCGGCGCGGATGCGCGCGGCGCTGGCGGATTCGGAGATCGTCGCGAGTCATCGCGGGCCGGACTGCAACCGGGTGCAGGACGCCTACTCCTTGCGCTGCGCACCCCAGGTGCACGGCGCCGCCCGCGATACCGTGCTGCACGCCGAAACTGTCGCCGATCGCGAATTGGCCTCCGCGATCGACAATCCCGTCGTGCTGGCCGACGGCCGTCTGGAATCCAACGGCAACTTCCACGGCGCCCCGGTGGCCTATGTACTGGATTTCCTGGCCATCCCGATCGCCGACGTGGCGAGCATGGCCGAGCGGCGCACCGACCGCATGCTGGATACCGCACGCTCGCACGGACTTCCGGCGTTTCTGGCCGCCGATCCCGGCGTCGACTCCGGGCACATGATCGCCCAGTACACCCAGGCCGGTGTGGTCAGCGAGCTGAAGCGACTTGCCGCGCCCGCTTCGGTGGATTCGATCCCGAGCAGTGCGATGCAGGAGGACCATGTATCGATGGGCTGGTCGGCGGCACGCAAATTGCGCAAAGCGGTAGCCGGGCTCACCACGGTGCTGGCCATCGAATACCTCACGGCCGCACGGGCTCTGGATCTGCGCGCGCCCCTGCGACCGGGCCCGGTGACGGCCGCCGCGCTCGCGCTGTTGCGCACCGAGGTCCCCGGCCCCGGACCGGACCGGCACCTGGCGCCGGAAATCGCCGCCGCCGAACGACTCATCAACTCCGGGGCGCTCGACGACGCCGTCGCCGCGCACCTGCGCATCGACCAGTAG
- a CDS encoding IclR family transcriptional regulator, whose product MGDIPALRRGLAVLRLLATRAGPVSAATIARELALPRSTTYHLLTELERARFVTHLPAERRYGLGIAAFELGSAYLRHDPLERLAAPLLRELVERVGHNAHLGVLHGNELLYLIKEHPARPETVVTEVGVRLPAQLTASGRAILAHLPAAHVRALFPTASAFVHRTDRGPTTLAALRSILSAERRRGWSCEDGHITPGFASVAHPIFDHAHHPIAAISVTLRHHCDNTPCGTDWSALATEVRCTATELTRRIGGRSD is encoded by the coding sequence ATGGGTGATATCCCGGCCCTGCGCCGCGGCCTCGCGGTACTGCGATTACTGGCGACCCGCGCCGGCCCGGTGTCGGCCGCCACCATCGCCCGCGAGCTCGCCCTGCCGCGCTCCACCACCTACCACCTGCTCACGGAACTGGAACGGGCCCGTTTCGTCACTCATCTGCCGGCCGAGCGACGCTACGGCCTCGGCATCGCCGCGTTCGAACTCGGCTCGGCCTACCTGCGCCACGATCCGCTGGAACGACTGGCGGCGCCGCTACTGCGCGAACTCGTGGAACGCGTCGGTCACAACGCGCATCTCGGCGTCCTGCACGGCAACGAACTGCTCTACCTGATCAAGGAACACCCTGCCCGGCCGGAAACGGTGGTCACCGAAGTCGGTGTCCGGCTCCCGGCGCAGCTGACCGCTTCGGGCCGAGCCATCCTCGCGCATCTGCCGGCGGCGCACGTCCGCGCGCTGTTCCCCACCGCGAGCGCGTTCGTCCACCGCACCGACCGCGGGCCCACCACGCTCGCCGCGCTGCGGTCGATCCTGTCCGCCGAACGCCGCCGCGGCTGGTCCTGCGAGGACGGACACATCACCCCCGGGTTCGCCTCGGTAGCGCACCCCATCTTCGATCACGCCCACCACCCCATCGCCGCCATCAGCGTCACCCTGCGCCACCACTGCGACAACACCCCGTGCGGCACCGACTGGTCCGCGTTGGCCACCGAAGTCCGTTGCACCGCAACCGAACTCACGCGCCGCATCGGCGGCCGGAGCGACTGA